The following are from one region of the Dreissena polymorpha isolate Duluth1 chromosome 2, UMN_Dpol_1.0, whole genome shotgun sequence genome:
- the LOC127867166 gene encoding uncharacterized protein LOC127867166 isoform X1: protein MVNYCRVIGCHNNSTREKDRHFYRLPEIITNQCKKTSELSTERRRLWLARLQQDFSGKNLKNIRVCSDHFVSKQKAELFDRDSPDWAPSVNMGCQSPSTPAPKVAAERFERRKKRAETARSLVQDLSDSNTPELPPDVNLDSAKNVQTDMLTSDVESLEQENKRLKLENENLKTSIRNASMFSQETLKDNDERVRYFTGLSCFAILMSLYKYLYPYLTSKHSVTLGKFECLVMTLSRLRLNLTVNHLAYQMNVSCATISRTFVNTIDIMYVRLKPIVRWPDRASLRATMPVQFQRQFGNKCAVIIDCFEIFIERPSNLIARAETWSSYKHHNTVKFLIGITPQGVVSFISKGWGGRASDKYVTEHCNFLDNILPGDLVLADRGFDIADSVGSVCGSLKIPAFTKGKDQLSPLDVETTRKIANVRIHVERVIGLVRQKYTFLNGTLPLDLVITKDEDGFTTIDKIAHVCCALVNLCESVVDFDK, encoded by the exons ATGGTCAATTATTGCCGAGTTATCGGCTGTCATAACAATTCTACAAGGGAGAAGGACAGACATTTTTATAGATTACCTGAGATAATTACTAATCAGTGCAAGAAAACCAGTGAGTTGTCAACAGAGAGGCGGCGATTATGGTTAGCAAGGCTACAACAAGACTTCAGTGGAAAGAATTTGAAGAATATTCGAGTGTGTTCTGACCATTTTGTATCTA AGCAAAAGGCAGAACTTTTTGACCGAGACAGTCCTGATTGGGCGCCATCAGTGAACATGGGATGTCAATCTCCGAGTACGCCTGCCCCTAAAGTTGCTGCTGAGCGCTTTGAGAGACGGAAGAAACGTGCTGAGACTGCAAGATCATTGGTCCAAGATCTTTCAGACAGCAACACTCCAGAGTTACCACCTGATGTAAATTTAGATAGTGCAAAGAATGTTCAGACTGATATGCTTACTTCAGATGTAGAATCATTGGAACAGGAAAATAAACGTTTGAAACTAgaaaatgaaaatctaaaaacATCTATCCGGAATGCGTCTATGTTTTCTCAGGAGACTCTTAAAGACAATGATGAAAGAGTGAGGTACTTTACAGGACTTTCTTGTTTTGCTATACTGATGTCATTGTACAAGTATCTATATCCTTATTTAACAAGCAAACATAGTGTAACACTTGGAAAGTTTGAGTGCCTTGTGATGACTTTAAGTAGACTTCGCCTAAATTTGACTGTCAATCACCTTGCCTACCAAATGAATGTTTCATGTGCAACCATTTCTCGAACTTTTGTGAATACTATTGACATCATGTATGTAAGACTAAAACCAATTGTCCGATGGCCTGACAGAGCCTCATTGAGAGCAACAATGCCAGTACAGTTCCAAAGACAGTTTGGTAATAAGTGTGCAGTAATCATTGATTGCTTCGAGATCTTTATAGAGCGTCCATCAAATCTTATAGCGAGGGCAGAGACATGGTCGTCATACAAACATCACAACACTGTGAAGTTCCTTATTGGAATCACACCACAGGGAGTAGTGTCGTTTATTTCCAAAGGTTGGGGCGGTCGTGCAAGTGACAAATATGTCACTGAACATTGCAATTTTTTAGATAACATTTTGCCGGGGGATTTAGTGTTGGCAGATAGAGGATTTGACATTGCGGATAGTGTTGGTTCTGTTTGTGGGTCATTGAAAATTCCAGCTTTCACCAAAGGTAAAGACCAACTCTCTCCATTGGATGTAGAAACAACAAGAAAAATAGCCAATGTACGGATACATGTTGAGAGAGTTATTGGGCTTGTGCGCCAAAAGTACACATTCTTAAATGGGACACTACCATTGGACCTAGTGATTACCAAAGATGAAGATGGCTTTACTACAATTGACAAAATAGCTCATGTGTGTTGTGCGCTGGTTAACTTATGTGAATCAGTGGTCGACTTTGATAAATAG
- the LOC127867166 gene encoding uncharacterized protein LOC127867166 isoform X2 has product MGCQSPSTPAPKVAAERFERRKKRAETARSLVQDLSDSNTPELPPDVNLDSAKNVQTDMLTSDVESLEQENKRLKLENENLKTSIRNASMFSQETLKDNDERVRYFTGLSCFAILMSLYKYLYPYLTSKHSVTLGKFECLVMTLSRLRLNLTVNHLAYQMNVSCATISRTFVNTIDIMYVRLKPIVRWPDRASLRATMPVQFQRQFGNKCAVIIDCFEIFIERPSNLIARAETWSSYKHHNTVKFLIGITPQGVVSFISKGWGGRASDKYVTEHCNFLDNILPGDLVLADRGFDIADSVGSVCGSLKIPAFTKGKDQLSPLDVETTRKIANVRIHVERVIGLVRQKYTFLNGTLPLDLVITKDEDGFTTIDKIAHVCCALVNLCESVVDFDK; this is encoded by the coding sequence ATGGGATGTCAATCTCCGAGTACGCCTGCCCCTAAAGTTGCTGCTGAGCGCTTTGAGAGACGGAAGAAACGTGCTGAGACTGCAAGATCATTGGTCCAAGATCTTTCAGACAGCAACACTCCAGAGTTACCACCTGATGTAAATTTAGATAGTGCAAAGAATGTTCAGACTGATATGCTTACTTCAGATGTAGAATCATTGGAACAGGAAAATAAACGTTTGAAACTAgaaaatgaaaatctaaaaacATCTATCCGGAATGCGTCTATGTTTTCTCAGGAGACTCTTAAAGACAATGATGAAAGAGTGAGGTACTTTACAGGACTTTCTTGTTTTGCTATACTGATGTCATTGTACAAGTATCTATATCCTTATTTAACAAGCAAACATAGTGTAACACTTGGAAAGTTTGAGTGCCTTGTGATGACTTTAAGTAGACTTCGCCTAAATTTGACTGTCAATCACCTTGCCTACCAAATGAATGTTTCATGTGCAACCATTTCTCGAACTTTTGTGAATACTATTGACATCATGTATGTAAGACTAAAACCAATTGTCCGATGGCCTGACAGAGCCTCATTGAGAGCAACAATGCCAGTACAGTTCCAAAGACAGTTTGGTAATAAGTGTGCAGTAATCATTGATTGCTTCGAGATCTTTATAGAGCGTCCATCAAATCTTATAGCGAGGGCAGAGACATGGTCGTCATACAAACATCACAACACTGTGAAGTTCCTTATTGGAATCACACCACAGGGAGTAGTGTCGTTTATTTCCAAAGGTTGGGGCGGTCGTGCAAGTGACAAATATGTCACTGAACATTGCAATTTTTTAGATAACATTTTGCCGGGGGATTTAGTGTTGGCAGATAGAGGATTTGACATTGCGGATAGTGTTGGTTCTGTTTGTGGGTCATTGAAAATTCCAGCTTTCACCAAAGGTAAAGACCAACTCTCTCCATTGGATGTAGAAACAACAAGAAAAATAGCCAATGTACGGATACATGTTGAGAGAGTTATTGGGCTTGTGCGCCAAAAGTACACATTCTTAAATGGGACACTACCATTGGACCTAGTGATTACCAAAGATGAAGATGGCTTTACTACAATTGACAAAATAGCTCATGTGTGTTGTGCGCTGGTTAACTTATGTGAATCAGTGGTCGACTTTGATAAATAG